The nucleotide window CACCGCGCCTTCCGGCACCGGTGGCAACGGTGGCTCCAACGAGGTCTCCACCTGTGGTTCGACTGCCGACTTACCCATTAGTACTTCCGCTCCTTCGGCTCGTAGCGGGTCTGCACGACGGGCTTGAAGTCCAGCCTGATGTCGCTGAGCAGCTCGGCGCGTTCCTTGTCGGCCCCAATTTCCTTGTCGGCCCCAATTTCCTTGTCGGCCCCAATTTCCTTATAGGCCATCGTGTGCCGCATGTAGTTGACGTCGTCGCGGTTGGGATAGTCTTCACGGGCGTGACCGCCGCGCGACTCCTTGCGGTTCAAGGCGCCCACCACCGTGACTTCCGCCAGCTCCAGCAAAAAGCCCAGCTCAATCGCCTCCAGCAGGTCGCTGTTGAAACGTTTCCCTTTATCGTGCACCGTGATTCGCGAGTACCGCTCCTTGAGCGCATGGATGTCGGTGAGCGCCTGCTTGAGCGTCTCCTCGGTGCGGAACACCGCTGCATTGTTGTCCATGGTCTGCTGCAGGGCGGTGCGGATGTCGGCGACTCGCTCGTTGCCGTGCTCGGAAAGGATGTCGCCCACCCAGCTGACCACCATCGCGGCCGGGTCCGCTGGCAAATCCACGAAGTCATGACCCCGCGCGTAGCGGGCCGCCGCGATGCCGGCACGGCGGCCGAAGACATTGATGTCCAACAGCGAATTGGTGCCCAATCGATTGGCGCCGTGCACCGACACGCAGGCACACTCGCCGGCCGCGAACAGGCCGGGGACGGTGTGGGTATTGTCCCGCAGCACCTGACCGGTGACGGTCGTCGGAATGCCGCCCATCACGTAGTGGCAGGTCGGGTAGACCGGGACCAGCTCATGAACCGGGTCCACGCCGAGGTAGGTGCGCGCGAATTCGGTGATGTCGGGCAATTTGGCCTCCAGCACGTCCTCGCCCAGGTGGCGGACGTCGATGTAGACGTAGTCCTTGTGCGGGCCGGCACCGCGGCCCTCTAGCACTTCCAGCACCATCGAGCGGGCGACGATGTCGCGGGGGGCCAGGTCGACGATGGTCGGGGCGTAGCGTTCCATGAAGCGCTCGCCCTCTCCGTTGAGCAGCCGACCGCCCTCGCCGCGCACGGCCTCGGAGATCAGGATGCCCAGGCCAGCCAGGCCGGTCGGGTGAAACTGGTGGAACTCCATGTCTTCCAGGGGAAGTCCCTTTCGGAAGACAATACCGATGCCGTCTCCGGTCAGGGTGTGTGCGTTGGAGGTGGTCTTGTACATCCGCCCGGATCCGCCGGTGGCGATCACGATGGCCTTGGCGTGAAAGACATGAATATCGCCGGTCGCCAATTCGTAGGCGATGACCCCGGTGGCCACCGGGCCGGTGGGCGTTTGGGTGAGTGCCAAGTCGAGCGCGTAAAACTCGTTGAAGAACTCGACGTCGTGTTTGACGCAGTTCTGGTAGAGCGTCTGCAGGATCATATGGCCGGTGCGGTCGGCCGCGTAGCACGCGCGACGTACCGGGGCCTTGCCGTGGTCGCGGGTGTGCCCGCCGAAGCGGCGCTGGTCGATGCGGCCCTCGGGGGTGCGGTTGAATGGCATGCCCATCTTTTCCAGGTCGAGCACCGCGTCGATGGCTTCCTTGCACATGATCTCGACCGCGTCCTGGTCGGCCAGATAGTCGCCGCCTTTGACGGTGTCGAACGTGTGCCATTCCCAGTTGTCGTCCTCGACGTTGGCCAGCGCGGCGCACATGCCGCCCTGCGCGGCGCCGGTGTGGCTACGGGTGGGATACAGCTTGGTCAGCACTGCCGTCCGTACCTGCGGTCCCGCCTCTACCGCTGCCCGCATGCCGGCGCCGCCCGCGCCGACGATCACCACGTCGTATCGGTGTTGCTGAATCACCTGTCGCCCCTCAGGAGATGTTTGCGTCGAATGTCAATAGCACGTAGGTCCCCAAGATCAGCGTGAACACGATGGACACCACTAGTAGCGAGTTCAGCCAGAACCGGGTGGAGTCTTTGCGGCTGTAGTCGTCGATGATGACGCGCAGGCCGTTGCCGCCATGCAGTTGGGCGAGCCACAGCAGCAGCAGGTCCCAGGTCTGCCAGAACGGTGACGCCCAGCGCTGTGCGACGTAGTTGAAGTCGATGCGGTAGACCCCGTTCTCCCACATCAACCCAATGAACAAGTGTCCCAGTGCCAAAAACACCAACACGACGCCGGAAAAACGCATGAACAGCCACGCGAATTTCTCGAAGTTCGGCATGCCGGCACGGCGTCGCGGAGAACGCGGATTGTCCAGGCTGGCGGGTCGGTCGTGGCTGCGCTGGCGCACCGGGGCGAGCCGGCCCCGAGCCAGCTGGAGGTCGGGGGCACTCATAGGAAGTGCTCCGCCATGTGGATACCCAGCACCACCGCCGCCGGTACCAGGATCAACAGCCAGGCCACCGCGACGATCACCAACATCAGTCGCTGGTAACGCGGCCCCTGCGACCAGAAGTCGATCAAGATGATCCGGATGCCGTTGAGCGCGTGATAGGACACCGCCACCACGAGTCCGAATTCCATCAGGCCAACGATCGGCGTCTTGTACGTATCGATCACCGAGTTGTAGGCCTGCGGGCTCACCCGCACCAGGGCGGTGTCCAATACGTGGACGAACAGAAAGAAGAAGATCGTTGCGCCGGTGATGCGCTGCAGTACCCACGACCACATGCCGGGATCACCCCGGTATAGGGTCCGCGGAGGTCGCCGTTTGCGCAATGTTCCGGACGGTTTCTTGGGCCCGGTATTGGGCCCCGCCGGATCCGCGGTAGTTGCTGTTGTGCTCACCTTCTGCCGACCCCTTCCAGGCTCCTGCCGGGCAATCGAGCTTATCTTGACCAGGTTGCTGGCGGTACCGGACAGTCCGATCGAGATCAAGTGTTGTGCCAGGATTAAGGTGGCTTTCCTAAGTCAGCCGATTGCCGAGCGGGGTCGAGAATGCCTGATGTCGATTGGAAAGTGCTGCGGAACAAAGCAACTCAGGCTGCGGCTGGAGCCTACGCGCCTTATTCGCGGTTTCCGGTGGGTGCCGCGGCGCTAGCCGACGACGGCCGGGTGGTCACCGGCTGCAATGTGGAGAATGTCTCCTACGGTCTGGGCCTGTGTGCCGAATGCGGTGTGGTATGTGCTCTGTATGCCAGCGGCGGCGGCCGGTTGGTCGCATTGTCATGTGTCGACGATGCCGGCTCGTTGCTGATGCCCTGTGGGCGGTGTCGTCAGGTGCTGCTAGAACACGGCGGCACCGAGCTATTGGTCGATCATCCGGGGGGACCCCGTCGGCTTGGTGAGCTGCTGCCAGACGCCTTCCACGCCGACCTCACCAGGGAACCTTCATGACCGATCTCGACTTCGACCCACCGACGGTGATTGCCACCAAGCGCGACGGTGGCCGGTTATCCGACGCCGCCATCGACTGGGTCATTGAGGCCTACACCGACGGTCGGGTAGCTCCCGAGCAAATGTCGGCCCTGTTGATGGCGATCGTCTTGCGGGGCATGGACCGTGGCGAGCTCGCCAGGTGGACGTGGGCCATGTTGGCGTCGGGTCCGCGCATGGATTTCACGGACCTGCGCGCGAACGGGCAGCCCCTGGTGACTGTGGACAAGCACTCCACCGGCGGCGTAGGCGACAAAATCACCCTGCCGTTGGTGCCCGTCGTTGTCGCTTGCGGTGGTGCGGTGCCGCAGGCATCGGGCCATGGACTCGGCCATACCGGCGGCACCCTGGACAAGCTGGAGTCAATCACCGGGTTTACCGCCAACCTGGCCAA belongs to Mycobacterium basiliense and includes:
- the sdhA gene encoding succinate dehydrogenase flavoprotein subunit; translation: MIQQHRYDVVIVGAGGAGMRAAVEAGPQVRTAVLTKLYPTRSHTGAAQGGMCAALANVEDDNWEWHTFDTVKGGDYLADQDAVEIMCKEAIDAVLDLEKMGMPFNRTPEGRIDQRRFGGHTRDHGKAPVRRACYAADRTGHMILQTLYQNCVKHDVEFFNEFYALDLALTQTPTGPVATGVIAYELATGDIHVFHAKAIVIATGGSGRMYKTTSNAHTLTGDGIGIVFRKGLPLEDMEFHQFHPTGLAGLGILISEAVRGEGGRLLNGEGERFMERYAPTIVDLAPRDIVARSMVLEVLEGRGAGPHKDYVYIDVRHLGEDVLEAKLPDITEFARTYLGVDPVHELVPVYPTCHYVMGGIPTTVTGQVLRDNTHTVPGLFAAGECACVSVHGANRLGTNSLLDINVFGRRAGIAAARYARGHDFVDLPADPAAMVVSWVGDILSEHGNERVADIRTALQQTMDNNAAVFRTEETLKQALTDIHALKERYSRITVHDKGKRFNSDLLEAIELGFLLELAEVTVVGALNRKESRGGHAREDYPNRDDVNYMRHTMAYKEIGADKEIGADKEIGADKERAELLSDIRLDFKPVVQTRYEPKERKY
- a CDS encoding succinate dehydrogenase hydrophobic membrane anchor subunit, whose protein sequence is MSAPDLQLARGRLAPVRQRSHDRPASLDNPRSPRRRAGMPNFEKFAWLFMRFSGVVLVFLALGHLFIGLMWENGVYRIDFNYVAQRWASPFWQTWDLLLLWLAQLHGGNGLRVIIDDYSRKDSTRFWLNSLLVVSIVFTLILGTYVLLTFDANIS
- the sdhC gene encoding succinate dehydrogenase, cytochrome b556 subunit; its protein translation is MWSWVLQRITGATIFFFLFVHVLDTALVRVSPQAYNSVIDTYKTPIVGLMEFGLVVAVSYHALNGIRIILIDFWSQGPRYQRLMLVIVAVAWLLILVPAAVVLGIHMAEHFL
- a CDS encoding cytidine deaminase, which encodes MPDVDWKVLRNKATQAAAGAYAPYSRFPVGAAALADDGRVVTGCNVENVSYGLGLCAECGVVCALYASGGGRLVALSCVDDAGSLLMPCGRCRQVLLEHGGTELLVDHPGGPRRLGELLPDAFHADLTREPS